A genomic window from Lotus japonicus ecotype B-129 chromosome 1, LjGifu_v1.2 includes:
- the LOC130734237 gene encoding uncharacterized protein LOC130734237, with translation MFNDNAMRRKQQELELAWLNAAAASNEPPPPPPPSFYDLYPSHHHHHHMVSLAPSKSSTPSNQFDFYGDGVLFGDDKWVSDDDNNNDVGFGSVHLLSKDFSGMSIVEEQVMMNNHHGAKTTTRGVVPMAMPSSFTPYGLEEELPHPLFHQRNVAATKSSATWGGGGSVSQGLVSDVNWSLPSSSKGSAFDSLCYGNSECCGGDCYGGGGGGYARVTQFQKPSFAASPSPSLSPSPHYPYDHFLLSPRRSSFESQQPKIGLNLNNARPSSRCFPATRESPNWEQQQQCQQSLSPGRTGFDPVAFRCDNSFIIQGKDMRSRCENGCNGNGNPVCGSGRKHTYSHSHSHRVVGEEVPLPLPQVVVSPRVPVCNHGNSSSVAAGDVMQPLLLNFGSVAELQAYMYHMAKDQNGCRFLQTMVEDGTPEDVQIVFEGVRDVVVELMMDPFGNYLVQKLVEFCRDDQRLQIVLMLTKEPGQLVRTSLNTHGTRVVQKLIGSLRSRQQISLVRSAIQPCFLDLVKDLNGNHVVQRCLQCLNNQENEFIFDAAVKFCVDMATHQHGCCVLQRCIDTSTGKCHDKIVKEICKHALLLAQDPYGNYVVQYIIDLENPSITAKLISMFKGNYINLATQKFSSHVVEKCLNEVPETRSRIVQELLSVTHFEQLLQDPYANYVIQCALSVTKGPLHASLVEAVRPHKILRTSPYCKRIFSRNLLKK, from the exons ATGTTCAACGACAACGCCATGAGAAGGAAGCAACAAGAGCTCGAGCTAGCTTGGCTCAACGCCGCCGCGGCATCTAACGAaccaccaccgccgcctccGCCGTCGTTTTACGACCTCTACcccagccaccaccaccaccaccacatggTGTCACTCGcgccgtcgaaatcttcaacacCGTCGAATCAGTTCGATTTCTACGGCGATGGGGTGTTGTTCGGAGATGACAAGTGGGTGAGTGATGATGACAACAACAACGATGTTGGATTTGGAAGCGTTCACTTGTTGTCTAAGGATTTTTCTGGAATGAGTATCGTGGAGGAGCAAGTGATGATGAACAATCATCACGGTGCCAAAACCACCACCAGAGGGGTGGTGCCAATGGCAATGCCGTCGTCGTTCACGCCGTATGGTTTGGAAGAAGAACTACCGCATCCTCTGTTTCATCAGCGAAACGTGGCGGCCACGAAATCCTCCGCCACttggggtggtggtggttctgtTTCTCAGGGTTTAGTCTCTGATGTGAATTGGTCTTTGCCTTCTTCTTCCAAAGGAAGCGCGTTTGATTCTCTCTGCTACGGGAACAGTGAGTGCTGTGGTGGTGATTGTtatggcggcggcggtggtggttaTGCGCGTGTAACTCAGTTTCAGAAGCCATCTTTTGCTGCTTCACCTTCACCTTCACTTTCACCTTCACCCCACTACCCTTATGACCATTTTCTCTTGTCACCGAGAAGATCATCGTTTGAATCGCAACAACCCAAGATTGGTTTGAATCTAAACAATGCTAGACCCTCCTCACGTTGTTTCCCTGCAACGAGAGAATCACCCAACtgggaacaacaacaacaatgtcAGCAATCTCTGTCTCCAGGAAGAACAGGATTTGACCCTGTAGCGTTTCGGTGTGATAACAGCTTCATCATACAAGGGAAAGACATGAGATCACGCTGTGAAAATGGGTGTAATGGCAATGGCAATCCTGTATGTGGTAGTGGAAGAAAGCATACATATTCCCATTCTCATTCACACCGTGTTGTTGGAGAGGAagttcctcttcctcttcctcaggtGGTTGTTTCTCCTCGTGTTCCTGTTTGTAACCATGGAAATAGTAGCAGTGTTGCTGCAGGTGATGTCATGCAGCCATTGCTGCTGAATTTTGGGTCTGTGGCTGAGCTACAAGCTTACATGTACCACATGGCGAAGGATCAGAATGGTTGTCGCTTCTTGCAGACCATGGTTGAAGATGGGACCCCTGAAGATGTTCAGATAGTGTTTGAGGGGGTGAGAGATGTTGTTGTTGAACTCATGATGGACCCTTTTGGAAATTACCTTGTGCAGAAGTTGGTGGAGTTTTGCAGAGATGATCAGAGGTTGCAGATTGTGCTAATGTTGACTAAGGAACCAGGGCAATTGGTCAGAACCTCTTTGAACACACATGG CACTCGGGTGGTTCAGAAGTTGATTGGGAGCCTCAGGTCAAGGCAACAAATTTCATTGGTGAGGTCTGCTATTCAACCTTGTTTTCTTGAtcttgtcaaggatctgaatgGAAACCATGTTGTCCAACGTTGCTTGCAGTGCCTTAACAACCAAGAAAACGAG TTTATTTTTGATGCTGCTGTGAAGTTTTGTGTTGATATGGCTACTCATCAACACGGGTGCTGTGTACTGCAACGTTGCATTGATACTTCCACGGGAAAATGTCATGATAAGATAGTCAAAGAAATATGCAAACATGCGCTTCTCCTGGCTCAAGATCCATATGG AAATTATGTTGTTCAGTATATCATAGACCTGGAGAACCCAAGTATCACAGCCAAACTGATTTCTATGTTCAAAGGGAACTACATAAACCTCGCCACACAAAAGTTTAGCAGCCACGTGGTTGAAAAATGCCTCAACGAAGTTCCAGAGACCAGATCCAGGATAGTCCAAGAATTGCTGTCTGTTACTCACTTTGAGCAGTTGCTGCAAGACCCATATGCTAACTATGTGATTCAATGTGCTCTCTCAGTGACCAAG GGACCTCTGCATGCATCTTTGGTTGAAGCAGTTCGCCCCCACAAAATCTTGCGAACCAGCCCATATTGCAAGAGGATTTTTTCAAGAAACCTGCTTAAGAAGTGA